Proteins from one Haliaeetus albicilla chromosome 28, bHalAlb1.1, whole genome shotgun sequence genomic window:
- the HEBP1 gene encoding heme-binding protein 1, with protein sequence MLGMIKNSLLSTVETWPYRVLSKGEQEQLGYEERACEGGRFAAVEVSGKPFDEASKEGVLKLLKYVGGTNDKGVGMGMTAPVSITAFPAEDGSLQQKVKVSLRIPSQFQANPPCPSDESIKIEERQGMTIYSTQFGGYAKETDYVNYAAKLKAALGSEAAYRKDFYFCNGYDPPMKPYGRRNEVWFVKE encoded by the exons ATGCTGGGCATGATCAAGAACTCCCTGCTGAGCACGGTGGAGACGTGGCCCTACCGGGTGCTGAGCAAGGGCGAGCAG GAGCAGCTCGGCTACGAGGAGAGGGCGTGCGAGGGAGGGCGGTTTGCGGCGGTGGAGGTGTCGGGGAAGCCGTTCGACGAAGCCTCGAAGGAAGGGGTGCTCAAGCTCCTCAAGTACGTCGGGGGAACCAACGACAAGG GGGTTGGAATGGGCATGACTGCTCCTGTCTCCAtcactgcttttcctgctgaagATGGCTCCTTACAGCAGAAAGTGAAGGTCTCTCTGCGGATCCCGAGCCAGTTTCAAGCCAACCCTCCTTGTCCTAGCGATGAAAGCATTAAGATTGAAGAGAGACAGGGGATGACCATTTATTCCAC GCAGTTTGGTGGCTATGCCAAAGAGACGGATTACGTGAACTATGCTGCCAAGCTGAAGGCTGCTCTGGGGAGTGAAGCTGCATACCGCAAGGATTTCTACTTCTGCAATGGTTATGATCCCCCTATGAAGCCTTATGGGCGACGCAATGAGGTCTGGTTTGTGAAAGAGTGA